The following proteins are co-located in the Candidatus Tiamatella incendiivivens genome:
- a CDS encoding ATP/GTP-binding protein, which translates to MEGFIILIGTAGSGKTHLADSFGRWLENMGYSIARVNLDPAVDWLPYSPDIDVRDYVSAQNIMSEMKLGPNGALLASIDMLVGHINDLKRDLSQYRVDYYIVDTPGQMELFAYRTSGPVVLESLLGSSEAATIFLLDPIFVEKPSSLVSAFLLSASTYLRLLRPQVNIVSKSDLLLPDVIEFLQSGSEEGGLLSEMVGREDRSDPLLYKMAEVLDETGFTGRLIPVSSITEFGFETLYYELQKIFAGGEEKD; encoded by the coding sequence TTGGAAGGCTTTATAATTCTAATAGGAACAGCTGGATCTGGTAAAACACATCTTGCCGACTCATTTGGTAGATGGTTAGAAAATATGGGTTACAGCATAGCAAGAGTAAACCTTGATCCTGCAGTAGACTGGCTCCCTTATTCTCCCGACATAGATGTCAGAGATTATGTATCAGCGCAGAATATTATGTCAGAGATGAAGCTTGGACCTAACGGTGCATTACTCGCCAGTATCGACATGCTTGTCGGGCATATTAACGACTTGAAGAGAGATCTATCACAGTATAGGGTTGACTATTATATAGTGGATACTCCAGGTCAGATGGAGTTGTTCGCGTACCGTACCTCTGGGCCGGTAGTCTTAGAAAGTCTACTCGGTAGTAGTGAAGCAGCGACGATATTCCTGTTAGACCCCATTTTCGTGGAGAAACCCTCAAGCCTTGTCTCTGCGTTTCTCTTATCGGCTTCTACCTATCTTAGGCTTCTTAGACCTCAGGTTAATATCGTATCTAAATCGGATCTGTTGCTGCCTGATGTAATAGAGTTCCTCCAATCAGGGTCGGAAGAGGGTGGATTATTGAGTGAAATGGTTGGAAGGGAGGATAGGAGTGATCCACTCTTATATAAGATGGCGGAGGTTCTCGATGAAACAGGGTTCACCGGCCGTTTAATTCCAGTATCGAGTATTACAGAATTCGGATTCGAAACTCTTTATTATGAGTTGCAGAAGATATTCGCGGGTGGAGAGGAAAAGGACTAG